The following proteins come from a genomic window of Synechococcus sp. BIOS-E4-1:
- a CDS encoding LVIVD repeat-containing protein: protein MEPSQVLTTAMHAVDQRLRRWRSKPETWQKLLLEVFGRSEAVELGGISIEILDGQTMEGLHGAYAHVGPMGEERIYLNADWLNSASATAVEAVLLEELGHALDWRINGSNDSSGDEGAIFSALIRGVEIADVERSQNDHHILSINGQRIAVEAATPTLSTAASPELTTITEDPGTPSGSVGTLVSALIDSGGSLNNFSDADGDSPAIAIVNTNLAGGTLYYSTNNGTSWSDVGAVSASSARVLYADSNTRLAFVPATHFTGTISDLITFKAWDRTGAETISTNPSHTATLNTSGDVVGVTLSADGNTAFVADGISGLRIINVSNPASPTLTGTLDTTGFARDVTLSADGNTAFVADFVSGLQIINVSNPANPSLTATLDTTGLARSVTLSADGNTAFVADFGSGLQIIDVSNPASPTPITTLDTSGSATSVFLSADGNTAFVAVLGSGLQIIDVSNPASPTPITTLDTSGAAYDVTLSADGNTAFVADDTSGLQIINVSNPASPTPITTLDTTGDALGVTLSADGNTAFVADYTSGLKIIDISNPASPTLTATYDTTGVAFGVTLSADGNTAFVANDTNGLQIIDVVDPVANGATAIATSPSIKGNFDTSGRTFGFTLSADGNTAFVADFSDGLDIIDISDPTNPTFKGNFDTSGFAKDVTLSADGNTAFVADGSDGLDIIDISDPTNPTFKGNFDTTGDAWGVTLSADGNTAFVADGSDGLDIIDVSDPTNPTFKGNFDTAYARDVTLSADGNTAFVADNSSGLQIIDVSNPASPTLTATRDTSDLAWAVTLSADGNTAFVADGTNGLDIIDVSDPTNPTFKGNFDTPGTANGVTLSPDGNTAFVADGVKGLQIIDVTDSSNPKDITNISSNNIAYAVTLSADGNTAFVADDSSGLTIFDVGATQSFSSDSDTAKIEVSNVNDTPTGSVTISGTPTQGQTLTASNTLADADGLGTISNQWKRAGTAISGATS, encoded by the coding sequence GTGGAGCCCAGCCAGGTATTGACCACAGCGATGCACGCTGTGGATCAACGCCTGCGGCGTTGGCGATCAAAACCAGAGACGTGGCAAAAACTGCTGCTGGAGGTCTTTGGTCGTTCTGAGGCTGTTGAGCTCGGTGGCATCAGCATCGAGATTCTCGATGGCCAAACCATGGAGGGGCTGCATGGCGCCTACGCCCATGTAGGCCCGATGGGAGAAGAACGGATCTATCTCAATGCCGATTGGCTGAATTCAGCAAGCGCTACCGCAGTGGAAGCGGTGCTGCTGGAAGAGCTTGGCCATGCCCTTGATTGGCGAATCAATGGCAGCAATGACAGCTCCGGTGACGAAGGAGCGATCTTTTCGGCTCTGATCCGAGGCGTTGAGATTGCTGATGTGGAGAGAAGTCAGAACGACCATCACATCCTGAGCATCAATGGCCAGCGCATTGCGGTCGAGGCAGCCACCCCGACTCTTTCGACAGCTGCAAGCCCGGAACTAACGACAATTACAGAAGACCCTGGAACACCATCTGGCTCAGTTGGAACCCTCGTTTCCGCTCTGATTGATTCAGGCGGAAGCCTCAACAACTTCAGCGATGCCGATGGTGATTCACCCGCCATCGCCATTGTCAACACCAACCTCGCTGGTGGAACGCTCTACTACTCCACCAACAACGGCACGTCTTGGAGTGATGTCGGTGCTGTATCGGCGAGTTCAGCGCGGGTTCTCTATGCCGACAGCAACACCCGCCTGGCCTTTGTTCCAGCAACACATTTCACCGGAACGATCAGTGATCTGATCACCTTCAAAGCCTGGGATCGCACCGGCGCGGAGACAATCTCAACAAACCCATCACACACCGCCACTCTCAACACCTCTGGCGATGTCGTTGGCGTCACCCTCTCGGCCGATGGCAACACCGCCTTCGTTGCGGATGGCATCAGCGGCCTGCGGATCATTAATGTCAGCAACCCCGCCAGCCCGACCCTCACAGGCACCCTCGACACCACCGGCTTTGCCAGAGACGTCACCCTCTCCGCCGATGGCAACACCGCCTTTGTTGCTGATTTCGTCAGCGGTTTGCAGATCATTAATGTCAGCAACCCCGCCAACCCTTCACTCACCGCCACCCTCGACACCACCGGCCTTGCCAGGAGCGTCACCCTCTCCGCCGATGGCAACACCGCCTTTGTTGCTGATTTCGGCAGCGGTTTGCAGATCATTGATGTCAGCAACCCCGCCAGCCCAACCCCCATAACCACCCTCGACACCTCGGGCAGTGCCACAAGCGTCTTTCTTTCTGCCGATGGCAACACCGCCTTTGTTGCTGTTCTCGGCAGCGGTTTGCAGATCATTGATGTCAGCAACCCCGCCAGCCCAACCCCCATCACCACCCTCGACACCTCGGGGGCTGCCTATGACGTCACCCTCTCAGCCGATGGCAACACCGCCTTCGTGGCTGATGACACCAGCGGTTTGCAGATCATCAACGTCAGCAACCCCGCCAGCCCAACCCCCATAACCACCCTCGACACCACCGGCGATGCCTTGGGCGTCACCCTCTCGGCCGACGGCAACACCGCCTTCGTGGCTGATTACACCAGCGGTTTGAAGATCATTGATATCAGCAACCCCGCCAGCCCAACCCTCACCGCCACCTACGACACCACCGGCGTTGCCTTCGGCGTCACCCTCTCCGCCGATGGCAACACCGCCTTCGTTGCTAATGACACCAACGGTTTGCAGATCATTGATGTAGTCGATCCAGTCGCCAACGGCGCTACGGCGATAGCTACAAGCCCTTCGATTAAGGGCAACTTTGACACCTCAGGAAGGACCTTTGGCTTTACCCTCTCCGCCGATGGCAACACCGCCTTCGTGGCGGACTTCTCAGACGGCCTGGACATCATTGATATCAGTGATCCCACCAACCCAACGTTTAAGGGGAACTTTGACACTTCTGGCTTTGCCAAAGACGTCACCCTCTCAGCCGATGGCAACACCGCCTTTGTGGCCGATGGCTCTGACGGTCTGGACATCATTGATATCAGTGATCCCACCAACCCAACGTTTAAGGGGAACTTTGACACCACCGGCGATGCCTGGGGCGTCACCCTCTCAGCCGATGGCAACACCGCCTTTGTTGCTGATGGCTCTGACGGTCTGGACATCATTGATGTCAGTGATCCCACCAACCCAACGTTTAAGGGGAACTTTGACACTGCCTATGCCAGAGACGTCACCCTCTCAGCCGATGGCAACACCGCCTTTGTTGCTGATAACTCCAGCGGTTTGCAGATCATTGATGTCAGCAACCCCGCCAGCCCAACTCTCACCGCCACCCGCGACACCTCGGACCTTGCCTGGGCCGTAACCCTCTCAGCCGATGGCAACACCGCCTTTGTGGCCGATGGCACTAACGGTCTGGACATCATTGATGTCAGTGATCCCACCAACCCAACGTTTAAGGGGAACTTTGACACCCCTGGCACAGCCAATGGCGTGACCCTCTCGCCCGATGGCAACACCGCCTTTGTGGCCGATGGCGTAAAAGGATTGCAAATCATTGACGTTACTGATTCCTCTAATCCAAAAGATATTACAAATATTTCATCCAATAATATAGCCTATGCCGTCACTTTGTCTGCTGACGGCAACACCGCCTTCGTGGCGGACGATTCAAGTGGTTTGACAATTTTTGATGTAGGCGCAACACAATCTTTCTCTAGCGATAGCGATACAGCAAAAATCGAAGTTTCGAATGTCAATGACACTCCAACAGGTTCGGTCACCATCAGCGGCACGCCAACACAAGGGCAAACATTAACGGCATCAAACACCCTCGCTGATGCTGATGGCCTCGGCACGATTTCCAACCAATGGAAACGAGCAGGAACTGCAATTAGTGGTGCAACTTC